The Cucumis melo cultivar AY chromosome 5, USDA_Cmelo_AY_1.0, whole genome shotgun sequence genome has a segment encoding these proteins:
- the LOC103491457 gene encoding uncharacterized protein LOC103491457: MHSRDKRAKAGSSRDSTDMETQMKMRNIKKEIEFLTSSHMSWKDKKEIESRKIVSLGGKPQKKQRLPLSVARPIMKKQKEREQKMVQEHSSVGQFGGMASSSNSRKSSGKRRPEEQVLKSSEGFFKHGVLDVKHLLRPSSSRNSGPSRNSDPFRNTDFGNEMGGKGRRKGGKKKNNKSKKKGGGKKRH; this comes from the exons ATGCATTCCAGGGATAAAAGGGCAAAAGCGGGATCATCTAGGGACTCGACAGATATGGAAACTCAAATGAAAATGAGAAATATCAAGAAAGAAATTGAATTCCTCA CCTCCTCTCATATGTCATGGAAAGACAAAAAGGAGATTGAGAGTAGAAAAATTGTTTCTCTGGGTGGAAAG CCTCAAAAGAAGCAAAGACTGCCTTTAAGTGTAGCACGACCAATCATGAAAAAGCAGAAGGAAAGAGAACAAAAGATGGTACAAGAG CATTCTAGTGTTGGACAATTTGGTGGGATGGCTAGTAGTAGCAACTCGAGAAAATCTTCGGGGAAGCGTAGGCCAGAGGAGCAGGTTCTTAAGTCGAGTGAAGGCTTTTTCAAACATGGTGTGCTTGATGTGAAGCATTTACTACGCCCATCTTCTTCTAGAAATAGTGGCCCTTCTAGGAATAGTGATCCTTTTAGGAATACTGACTTTGGAAATGAAATGGGCGGTAAAGGTAgaagaaaaggaggaaaaaagaagaataacaaAAGTAAGAAAAAGGGTGGCGGTAAGAAACGCCATTGA